A region from the Oncorhynchus keta strain PuntledgeMale-10-30-2019 chromosome 5, Oket_V2, whole genome shotgun sequence genome encodes:
- the LOC127930015 gene encoding hemoglobin subunit beta-1-like — MVDWTDTEKSTISAVWGKVDINEVGPLALGRVLIVYPWTQRYFGSFGDVSTPAAIMGNPKVAAHGKVVCGALDKAVKNMGNILATYKSLSETHANKLFVDPENFRVLADVLTIVVAAKFGASFTPEIQATWQKLMKVVVAAMGSRYF, encoded by the exons ATGGTTGACTGGACAGACACTGAGAAGAGCACCATCAGTGCTGTCTGGGGCAAAGTAGATATCAATGAGGTCGGACCACTGGCTCTGGGAAG AGTCCTGATCGTCTACCCCTGGACTCAGCGTTATTTCGGCTCTTTCGGAGATGTATCAACTCCCGCAGCAATCATGGGCAACCCCAAAGTTGCTGCTCACGGCAAGGTCGTGTGTGGAGCTCTGGATAAAGCTGTGAAGAACATGGGCAACATATTGGCCACATACAAGTCACTGAGCGAGACCCACGCTAACAAACTCTTCGTCGACCCTGAAAATTTCAGG GTGTTGGCTGACGTCCTCACAATTGTCGTTGCCGCCAAGTTCGGAGCCTCTTTCACTCCTGAAATTCAGGCAACCTGGCAGAAGTTAATGAAAGTGGTTGTCGCAGCCATGGGCAGTCGGTACTTCTAA
- the LOC118375055 gene encoding hemoglobin subunit alpha-like: MSLTAKDKSVVKAFWGKISVKADVVGAEALGRMLTAYPQTKTYFSHWADLSPGSAPVKKHGSTIMGAIGNAVGVIDDLVGGLSALSDLHAFKLRVDPGNFKILSHNILVTLAIHFPADFTPEVHIAVDKFLAALSAALADKYR; encoded by the exons ATGAGTTTGACAGCAAAGGACAAATCTGTAGTCAAGGCCTTCTGGGGCAAGATTAGTGTAAAGGCAGATGTCGTCGGTGCTGAGGCTTTGGGAAG GATGCTGACCGCCTACCCCCAGACTAAGACCTACTTCTCCCACTGGGCAGACCTGAGCCCCGGCTCTGCCCCAGTCAAGAAGCATGGAAGCACCATCATGGGTGCAATTGGTAATGCTGTCGGAGTGATCGACGACCTCGTCGGAGGACTGAGTGCTCTCAGCGATTTGCACGCCTTCAAACTGCGCGTTGACCCTGGCAATTTCAAG ATTCTATCCCACAACATCCTTGTGACCCTGGCTATTCACTTCCCTGCGGATTTCACTCCCGAAGTGCACATTGCTGTGGATAAATTCCTTGCAGCCTTGTCCGCTGCCCTGGCTGACAAATACAGATAG
- the LOC118375050 gene encoding hemoglobin subunit beta codes for MVDWTDAERSAIVGLWGKISVDEIGPQALARLLIVSPWTQRHFSTFGNLSTPAAIMGNPAVAKHGKTVMHGLDRAVQNLDDIKNTYTALSVMHSEKLHVDPDNFRLLADCITVCVAAKLGPTVFSADIQEAFQKFLAVVVSALGRQYH; via the exons ATGGTCGACTGGACAGATGCTGAGCGCAGTGCCATCGTAGGCCTGTGGGGAAAGATCAGCGTGGATGAGATCGGACCCCAGGCCCTGGCCAG ACTTTTGATCGTGTCTCCATGGACTCAGAGGCACTTTAGCACCTTCGGCAACCTATCCACACCCGCTGCCATCATGGGTAACCCCGCTGTGGCCAAGCACGGAAAGACCGTGATGCACGGACTGGACAGAGCTGTGCAGAACCTGGATGACATCAAGAACACCTATACTGCACTGAGTGTGATGCACTCCGAGAAACTGCACGTGGATCCCGACAACTTCAGG CTCCTCGCCGACTGCATCACCGTGTGCGTGGCCGCCAAGCTCGGTCCCACGGTTTTCAGTGCTGATATTCAGGAAGCCTTCCAGAAGTTCCTGGCTGTCGTTGTGTCCGCTCTTGGCAGACAGTACCACTAG